A single window of Melospiza georgiana isolate bMelGeo1 chromosome 6, bMelGeo1.pri, whole genome shotgun sequence DNA harbors:
- the PGF gene encoding placenta growth factor isoform X1: MRLLGAFLRLLVAGTLGAPPAPAPEERGTASTESPVLTFREIWNRSFCRPLEQLVDVITEFPNEVEYIFRPSCVSLQRCGGCCGDEGLRCVPVETSTVTMQLLKIKPNGEAPYVEMAFTEHKQCECRPRQDLMRLGRRRSKGRGKRRQDKKGRKDCELCGTPRR; encoded by the exons ATGCGGCTGCTCGGCGCCTTCCTGCGGCTGCTGGTGGCCGGGACGCTGGGGGCACCGCCCGCCCCG GCCCCGGAGGAACGGGGGACCGCCAGCACGGAGTCTCCCG TCCTTACCTTTCGGGAGATCTGGAATCGTAGCTTCTGCCGgcctctggagcagctggtggACGTCATTACCGAATTCCCCAACGAGGTGGAGTACATTTTCAGACCCTCCTGCgtctctctgcagcgctgcGGAGGCTGTTGTGGGGACGAGGGTCTCCGCTGCGTGCCCGTGGAGACGAGCACGGTCACCATGCAG CTCCTGAAGATAAAGCCGAACGGGGAGGCACCCTATGTGGAGATGGCGTTCACCGAGCACAAGCAGTGCGAGTGCAG GCCCCGGCAGGACCTGATGAGGTTGGGAAG GAGGAGGTCCAAGGGCCGAGGTAAGAGAAGACAAGACAAGAAGGGACGGAAAGACTGTGAACT GTGTGGCACACCCCGCAGGtag
- the PGF gene encoding placenta growth factor isoform X2 produces the protein MERCPEAAPEERGTASTESPVLTFREIWNRSFCRPLEQLVDVITEFPNEVEYIFRPSCVSLQRCGGCCGDEGLRCVPVETSTVTMQLLKIKPNGEAPYVEMAFTEHKQCECRPRQDLMRLGRRRSKGRGKRRQDKKGRKDCELCGTPRR, from the exons ATGGAGCGGTGCCCGGAGGCG GCCCCGGAGGAACGGGGGACCGCCAGCACGGAGTCTCCCG TCCTTACCTTTCGGGAGATCTGGAATCGTAGCTTCTGCCGgcctctggagcagctggtggACGTCATTACCGAATTCCCCAACGAGGTGGAGTACATTTTCAGACCCTCCTGCgtctctctgcagcgctgcGGAGGCTGTTGTGGGGACGAGGGTCTCCGCTGCGTGCCCGTGGAGACGAGCACGGTCACCATGCAG CTCCTGAAGATAAAGCCGAACGGGGAGGCACCCTATGTGGAGATGGCGTTCACCGAGCACAAGCAGTGCGAGTGCAG GCCCCGGCAGGACCTGATGAGGTTGGGAAG GAGGAGGTCCAAGGGCCGAGGTAAGAGAAGACAAGACAAGAAGGGACGGAAAGACTGTGAACT GTGTGGCACACCCCGCAGGtag